GCTACACGGTGAATAAAATCCATAAAAACTATCTTTCACCTGACCAAAAGAACTACTTGACACTGACTTGTTCATCTTCTTTGGCTTCTGGTGCTGGTGAAAGCACTTTTGAGCTAGGAGATTTCCCAATAATCGCTTTTTTCACCTTCACAATGGACTGCTTCACCTTCGAAATGATCCCACCTGGCTGCCTTTGTGCTTTTACTGCAACCTCTTGCTTGGCCTCCTCTTTGGAGGCCTCAAGACTCTCGGCAGCGGGCTCATTTTTTGCTTCTTCTGTTTTCTCCAACTTGCTTTCCGGTTCAACAATGGCAGCAGAAGGCTCAACTACAACTTCATTCTCTTTAATGTCCTTGTACTCTTCTTTCTCCAATACTACCTCTTTTGCCGCGACTAAATCTCTATCAGCAACTTGTGCAACATTTTCACCAGTCTTCTCAACATTCCTTTCAGTTTCTTGTTCTGTTTTTGCAATCTTCTTCTCCTCATCCTTGTCTGCAGCATTTTTTCCTGCTTCTTTTTCGGTCTTCTCAGCAACTGGCTTTTCTACATTAGTAACTGCAGCGTCTTTCTCAGCGTCTTTCTCAGCTTCTTTCTCAATTGTCTGTGCTTCCTCAACGGTTGGCACAGAGCTATCAGTGGCAGCATTTTCTTCAGGCTTGAGTTCCTTCTCAACATTTCTTTCCATCTCTAATAAATCTTTCAACTGTTCATGTTGCTTGCCCTCCACTACTTCATTTACAGTTTCTGAATCTTTGACAAGAGAAGTTTTGACAGGCTCCTCCGCTGGCTGATCAGCTGCTTCTTCAGTTGATGCGTTAACCTCGAAAGCTTCAACATTTGGCTTCCCATCATCTATCTGTTTCTCAACTACTTCAATATCTGGTTTCTTCTCATCATCTACTTTGATTGCTTCCATCTTTTCGGGTTCTTTCTCAACTGTTTCAATAGTTTGATTCTTCTCTGCTtctttctcaacttcttcagTTGCTACAATCTCCACCGGTTTTTTCTCATCTGCTTCTTTCCCAACTTCTTCAGTTGCTGCTACGTTCTCCACTGGTTTTTTCTCATCTGCTTCTTCAATTACTTCCGTCTTTTCGGCTTCTTTCTCAACTGCTTCAATAGCTTGATCCTTCTCTGCTtctttctcaacttcttcaatAGCTTGATCCTTCTCTGCTtctttctcaacttcttcaatTGCTACATTCTCCACTGCCTTTTTCTCATCTACCTCTTTCTCAACTATTTCAGTTTTTTCGCTAGATGGCTTCTCATCGGCTTCTTTCTCAACTGCTTCAGCTGTTTCACTAGCTGGCTTCTCATCGGCTTCAATAGCTTCTgccttctcttcttttttctccaCTGGTTTATCTTCAACTGACTCAACTGCCGGTTTCTTCACTGGTACACTGTCAACTACTTCAACAGCTTCACTGGCTGAGTCTTTTGTGGATGATTGCTCTGGCTCCTTATCAGACCTTTCAATCTCTTTCGAGGCAGCTTCGACCGGAACATCATCATCAATCTTCTCAGCCTCAACAACGACAAGAGTCTCTGTCTGGTTATCGTTATCCACTGGTGTTTCTTCAACCTTGGTTGCAGAAACCTCTGAACGAACAGAGCTCCCTGCTACAAGATCTTCCTTTTCATCCTTCTTCTCATCAGGTTTGGGTGGAGGAGGACTATCACTCCCATTAACTGCATCTGTTTCTTCATGAACTTTTTCCACAATTGGCTGCCATAACACAATATGATATCAACAACTAATTTCAAATCATAATAACAGATTGGTAAAACGACATCAAGCATGTCtaagaaaaactgtttctgcagCCTTAGTTAATGATGATTTTGATGTCAAAGATTTCAGAGAGACAAATCACTGGTTCACTACTAGTCATGCCGATATTGTTCCTAACTTGCATATTAAGTGATTGGTTTTAACTTAAAGGGTATCAATATAATTAGTAGTGGAACTACACTTATATATTGTACATGGCATTTATTTTTGCACCCTTTTTCTCCCCATGCCCTTAGCACTTCTCTCTATTTTATTACTAGCCatcagattgaataaatcaaaagagaatcaaGAGACAAAAAAATGGTGCTCAAGGAGAAAACAAACGTGTGAAGAAAAACCGGTGTATTTTACATCAGTTGAAGATAGAGAGCTACAGACCTGCTAAAAATGATaaaccaaagaaacaaaattccCTAGATataaacacatatatattacCCTAAGCATCAAAATATCACTATACAACCATAGATGTTTGTGTGTTGTGGACGAGTGCTCTTCATACAACTTTAAAGCAAATATTCAAGATGTTTTCACCAATAATTAACTACTGAAACCACAGAGAATCGCAAACAAAACTATTCAAATTTGGAACTCGATTTTACGAGAATTTTCATTTGAGGGATCCGAAGGACGGGCTAGCGACTGGAGTGAAGCCGTTGCAAGGTGTCCATACTGGGAGGTGACAGCATCTGATTAAAGAAAGAACTAACAATATAAGTTGTGAAATTTAAGCAGGTTTACCTGATCATCAGCGGCCACAGGTACAACACCAGTCTCAGTAGACATGGCTATGGGATGAGAATCGACAAGAAAAAGAGGAGAAGTGCTTTTCCTTTGCAATAAGTGCTTT
This Pyrus communis chromosome 6, drPyrComm1.1, whole genome shotgun sequence DNA region includes the following protein-coding sequences:
- the LOC137737860 gene encoding uncharacterized protein, which codes for MSTETGVVPVAADDQPIVEKVHEETDAVNGSDSPPPPKPDEKKDEKEDLVAGSSVRSEVSATKVEETPVDNDNQTETLVVVEAEKIDDDVPVEAASKEIERSDKEPEQSSTKDSASEAVEVVDSVPVKKPAVESVEDKPVEKKEEKAEAIEADEKPASETAEAVEKEADEKPSSEKTEIVEKEVDEKKAVENVAIEEVEKEAEKDQAIEEVEKEAEKDQAIEAVEKEAEKTEVIEEADEKKPVENVAATEEVGKEADEKKPVEIVATEEVEKEAEKNQTIETVEKEPEKMEAIKVDDEKKPDIEVVEKQIDDGKPNVEAFEVNASTEEAADQPAEEPVKTSLVKDSETVNEVVEGKQHEQLKDLLEMERNVEKELKPEENAATDSSVPTVEEAQTIEKEAEKDAEKDAAVTNVEKPVAEKTEKEAGKNAADKDEEKKIAKTEQETERNVEKTGENVAQVADRDLVAAKEVVLEKEEYKDIKENEVVVEPSAAIVEPESKLEKTEEAKNEPAAESLEASKEEAKQEVAVKAQRQPGGIISKVKQSIVKVKKAIIGKSPSSKVLSPAPEAKEDEQVSVK